TCCAACGGGTACGACAAACGACTTTGCACGTGCACTACGCATACCGCGCGATATCAACGAAGCGGTGGATATTATCATCCGCGGCGAAACGATACCTGTCGATGTTGGTTTAATGAACGACCGCCATTTCATTAATATTGCAGGTGGCGGCAGATTGACCGAATTGACATATGATGTCCCGAGTAGACTGAAAACGGTACTAGGTCAGCTTGCGTATTACTTAAAAGGCATAGAGATGTTGCCGTCTATTCATTCTACACACGTTAAGATTGAATACGACGGTGAAGTGTTTGAGGATGAAGCGATGATGTTTCTTGTCGGCTTAACGAATTCCGTGGGTGGCTTTGAAAAGCTAGCTCCTAGTTCAAGTATTAACGATGGAAAATTTACTCTGCTCATTTTAAAAAAATGTAATATCGCAGAATTCATCAGAATTGCGTCGCTTGCTCTTAGAGGAGAGCATCTTGATGACCCACTTGTCATTTCTACTAAAGCAGAAAAGATTACAGTGACATCAACTGAAAAGGTCCTACTGAATCTGGATGGAGAATTCGGTGGCGTATTGCCAGCAAGATTTGAAAATCTTTACAGGCATATTGAGATGTTTGTTCCTATGGATGAATTACGTAAAGAGGATCGAATAGATCTACCAGACTCTTCAATCGAATCGTAAATCGTAGTGAGGATTAAGTATGTAGTAAATTGGACAAAATGAGCTGTAGGGATGCCGAAACTGGACATTCCCGCAGCTCATTTTTTTAAATGTAAGAAATTATGAGTTTTTCACCTTGGAGTAGTGTCTAGGTTTCAGGCGCCACCCCCTCGGATCATGAGTCGTTTTGCTGTGGGGAGGAATTGAACTCCTTGTTGCGACAGGGCGTCGCGATCTTAGTCCACCTTCATATCACTTATGCTTTCGGAGTTGGACGGTGACTTGCGATTTTTCTTATATAAATTCAATTGCCTGGTCTTGATTGGCAGCAAGTTCTGGCAGCTCGTTGATGGGTACCCAGCGATGGCAAAATGTCAAACCGTCGTCTTCGCCGCCTCCGAATACACGGTGCTCCCAGCTGACATGTCCTTCGCCGATAAATACAAGGTGAAAGATATTTCTTTCATATACGACATTCTTATGTTCAGGAAAATAGTTTGTTTTATTCACTTTCCCTTTTAACTCTAAATCACTGCGCTGTATGCCTGTTTCTTCTTCAATTTCTCGATATAATGCATCTAACAATAACTCGTCCTCTTCGATTGTACCACCAGGGACCTGCAAGCCAGCGTCAGGATTATCTTTATGCTCGAACACAAGAATTTCACGTTCGGTATTTTCACCTTTTGTAATATAAGCTAATACTTTTCTTTTCAATTCCATTGTGTTCACCTCACTTTAGTTTATTAACGATACACAATATTCTGGTCATTAGCAAGCACTTACTTTGCTACGTCTATGTTGTCTACAAGAATTCCGTTGAATTCTTTAAGGTACTAGGGAATGCCTCACGCCTTCCCTTTAAAATGCATCTTCGCTCAGTTATATAGGTATTCATTTGTTCGAAATAGATATCGGTAAATAGTTCGGAAAATTGTTTTAAATGTAACTATTAAGTGATATAGAGGGTATACAATAGAATCAGATGTATTTGGAAGGATGTGATATCGGTGTACAAAACACATGAAAAACGACTTATCTGGCTGGCGTTTATTATTGCAGGAATTATGCTGTTATCGATTGGTGGCAAAATCTTCGGAAGCTAAAGGGGGATGAGTAGATGGGAAATGAAGAAGCAGTTTTTTTTTCAAGGGTCTTAACCGAAACGACGTTATCATTCCATATTATTTATGCAACAATCGGCGTCGGTGTACCGCTAATGATTATGATTGCACAATGGGTCGGCATCAAGAAAAACGATGATCACTATATTTTACTTGCACGACGTTGGGCACGAGGTTTTATCATTACAGTTGCCGTTGGTGTCGTAACAGGAACAGCCATCGGTTTACAGCTATCCTTATTATGGCCTAATTTCATGGAACTTGCAGGGAATGTCATTGCACTTCCGTTATTTATGGAGACGTTTGCATTCTTTTTCGAAGCAATTTTCCTCGGTATTTACTTATATACATGGGATCGATTTGAAAACCAGAAGAAACATTTTCTGTTACTCATTCCGGTTGCCGTCGGAGCATCCTTTTCTGCGGTGTTCATCACAATCGTTAACGCATTTATGAATGCACCAAGAGGATTTGATATCGTAAACGGTGAATTTGTTAACGTCAATCCGCTTCTTGCAATGTTCAATCCTGCAATGCCGACGAAAGTGGCGCATGTTGTTGCGACGTCGTATATGACAGCTGCTTTTGTACTTGCAGCGATTGCTGCGTTCCGCCTATTGAAAGGTTCGAATCATGAGTACCACAAAAAAGCCCTTTATCTTACTATGAAAGTCGGTCTTGTATTTGCAATTGCTTCAGCAATTATCGGTGACTTCTCAGGGAAATATTTAGCGGAGTATCAGCCAGAGAAATTGGCTGCAGCTGAATGGCATCTTGAAACGAGTGAAAATGCACCGCTGATAATGTACGGCATTCTTAAAGATGGAGAAGTTAAATATGCCATCAAAATACCGTATGCATTATCATTCCTTGCACACGGCAGTTTTACACAAGAAGTGGCTGGTCTGGATCAATTCCCTGAGGATGAAGTTCCGCCCCTTTACATCCATTACTTATTCGACATAATGGTGTCAATCGGAATTTGGATGACCCTTCTTTCGGGTGTATTTTGGTTAGGTGTTCAGCGAGGCTGGAAAATGGTTTCTACGAAATGGTTCCGCTGGCTGATCGTACTCGGCGGTCCACTAACAATAGTAGCGATAGAGGCAGGCTGGTGGCTTGCAGAAGTCGGTAGACAGCCATGGATTTTGCGAGGTATCATGCGGACGCAGGATGCTGCTACGACGAGCGGACATGTTGACTCGATGCTTATCTTATTCTGCCTGCTTTATCTTATTCTAGGAGTAGGTAGTGTAGTTGTATTGCGAAGAATGTTCCGCAACAATCCAGTTGAACGTGAAATTGAAGATCGTGATTCGGAGAAAGGCGGCGACGTGCTATGACACTCGAAATACTTGGCATATCCGTTCTATGGACTTTCCTGTTGGGCTATATATTGATCGGTGCTATTGATTTTGGGGCAGGCTTTTTCAATGCCTACAGCACGCTCACTGGTCGTCAGCATATTTTGACGAACATTATCCAGCGCTATTTATCTCCCGTCTGGGAAGTGACCAACGTTTTCCTGGTGTTTTTCTTTGTAGGGATCATTGGTTTTTTTCCGAAAACAGCGTTTTATTATGGAACGACGTTATTAATCCCCGTTAGCTTCGGGATTATCTTACTGGCTATCCGGGGTTCTTATTATGCATTTGAAACGTATGGCGCACGTGGACACAAAGGGTATTCGTTTATGTATGGTCTTGCTGGAATACTTATTCCAGCATCACTGTCCATCGTGTTAACCATTTCTGAAGGCGGATTTATCGATATGGTGAACGGCAATCCCGTCCTCGATTATTGGAAGCTGTTCACCAGTCCGTTGACATGGGCGATCGTTGTGTTAAGCATCGCCGCAACGCTTTATATATCGGCGGTATTCCTAACCTGGTATGCGCATAAAGCGCGCGATGAGGGAGCTACGAATATGATTCGTAAATATGCGCTGATTTGGGCATTGCCGACGATTATCACGGCAGGGGGCATTATATTCGAACTGAGAAATCACAATCCGGAACATTACAGTAACATCCAGAATTTCTGGCCAATGTTTCTCCTATCGTTCCTTATGTTTATCGGAACGGTTTGGTTAATCTGGCAGCGCCGGAATTATGGACTCGCATTCCTATTGCTAGTGGGGCAGTTCACATTTGCCTTCTTCGGCTACGGTGCGTCCCATTATCCATACTTGTTGTACCCGTATTTGACGATTTACGACAGCTTCACAAATCCGGCTATGGCCATCTCGCTCATTGTGGTATTCATCCTGGGACTTGGGCTGCTAATTCCGTCATTGTACTTGCTCATGCGTCTATTCCTATTCGATAAAGATTACGTCCGCGGAAAAGGCGACTACCACGCATAAGGAGGAACGGAACATGAATCATTTTCTAATGTTTTACGCACCCTTCATCGTCCTCATCGGGGGACTCATCGTAGCGTTCGTTGTTGGACCGATGGACGGAGCAGTAAAGAAACAAATTGAAAAAGAAAAGTAAAAGAGGGCAGACGTCGTTGTGTGGCGTCTGTTTTTTGTTGCCCTGTCAATTATGTTTGCTGAACGATTGTAAAAGTTAAGCGAACCTATCATATACGTTTGCCGACCGAGCAAATAAGTTAAGCGACCGATCATATACGTTTGCCGACCGAGCAAATAAGTTAAGCGACCGATCATATACGTTTGCCGACCGAGCATATAAGAGAAGCGACCAATCATATAAGTTGGTCAACTACCCATATCCCATCGTAAAGTACACGTATTGTCTTATAGATGCCCTCTCGACATCTGTTTTTTCACCCTTAGCATGGTAAACTAGAGACATCTGAAATTTGGAGGAAAATATAATGTCATATAGTGTAAATAGAAACGACCGCCTCAACGTCTACGTAGAAGATTTGACGCATGATGGCTCGGGCGTAGCAAAAGTAGATGGCTATCCGCTATTCATCCCAGGTGCGCTGCCAGGTGAAGAGGTTGATATACAAGTAGGTAAAACATTGAAAAATTACGGCTTTGCTAGGATGTTAAACATAACAAAAGCATCCCCTGACCGTGTAAAACCACCTTGCAATGTGTTCTCAGAATGCGGTGGATGCCAGATGCAGCACTTGTCTTACGAAGGCCAACTGGTTCAAAAACGTAAAACGGTCCGCGATGTTATGGACCGTATCGCGAAATTGCCGGATGTGCCGGTGCACCCCGTGAAAGGGATGGACGATCCTTGGCGCTACCGCAATAAATCACAAATACCTTTCAGCGAGCGAGACGGTAAAGTCATTTCCGGCTTTTACAAATCACGTACACATCACATTGTTGACACTGACATCTGTCTCATCCAAAGTCACGAGGCAGACGATCTGATGGCAATGTTGAAATATGAACTGCATGCAATCGGCGTTGATGCCTATGACGAGAAAACTCACTTAGGCTTGTTACGGCACTTAATTGTCCGCACTGGACGAACCTCAGGTGAAGTGATGGTTATTTTAGTAACGCGCAAAAAGAAATTTACGCAGAAAGTTGCAGCCATAGAACTTATTAAACGCGTTATTCCGAATGTAACATCCATTATGCAAAACTTTAATACCGAGAGAACGAATGTGATTTTCGGAGAAGAAACTGTTTTGCTATACGGAAAACCAGTTATTGTCGATTCAATTGGCGATATCGATTTTGAAATTTCTGCACGCTCTTTCTATCAAGTGAATCCTGAACAGACAGAGGTGCTTTATGGACAGGCACTCGAATATGCACAGTTGACAGGAAACGAATCCGTCATCGATGCGTATTGTGGTATCGGTACAATCTCGCTGTTCATCGCACAAAAAGCGAAAGAAGTGTACGGTGTTGAAATTGTTCCTGAAGCAATCGAAGATGCCAAACGCAACGCGGAATTGAATGGCATCAAAAACGCTCACTTTGAAGCAGGTCCTGCGGAAGTCGTCATTCCAAAATGGTATGCAGACGGCAAACGATTCGATGTTTTAGTCGTCGATCCACCGCGTAAAGGCTGCGATGAAGAACTGTTGAAAACGATTTTGGAATACAAGCCGAAGCGTGTTGTTTATGTATCATGTAATCCTGGTACGCTTGCGCGTGATTTACGCATACTTGAAGATGGTGGCTATCGTACCCAAGAGGTGCAACCGGTGGATATGTTCCCGCATAGTAGTCACGTCGAGTGTGTTGCGTGGTTGGAGCTAAGTTTGTAAGGGGATAATTAAAATATTTAGTCAAATGAACTTATAACACGTACACCGACTTACTAATAAAATTTCAGTTAAATGCCCCCCTGCTCTAGACCTCTAGAACAGGGGGGCATTAACGTTGGTAAAATAGGAAACATCGCAACTCGGGAACCAATTAAGGTTTTGCCTCTTGTGTGAAAACTTTCAGAGGGCTAGATAAAAGACAAAATAGTAAGTAGTGTTTTTAAACGGGTAACTTAGACGAGATTTTTTTATAAAAACATAATGTAGAGATTAGTATTGTCCTTAACCCAAACACCATAGAGAAAAGTTCTATGTTAACAAGCGAAAGAAAGTATCATAATACTGCAATGAAAAAGTTTCCTACTAGGGTTAATAACGGGGAAAAACCAATCCATTATGGGTATTCTTTTAAGTTTAAACAAGAAAGCGAATTAGACTACTTTTTAAAAGACTTGAATCGTAGTTAATTCAAAAGTTTTAAAGTGAAAAACGGATTTGGCTATAAAATTACTTTGAATATATATTGAATTTATACGAAATTCCAAAGAAAAAGACGTTAAATAACTTAATTGGGAACTATGTTTTAGGGAGGACTGAAAAAATGATTTCTAAAGCGGAAATAATAAAACTACCTTATTCGGGACAATACAAGGAGAAGATTTATGACATTTCGAGTCCTTGGAATTCCTCTAATTGGACGTGGGTAAAATTTTTAAATGAAGATTTAACCGAGTGGTGTGGCGAGTTCAGAGGTTCACCACGAGCAGTTGTAGTATCGGAAAAGCATAATGATGTTTTAGTCCTTACTTCTGATTATTTATATCAACTTGATTGTCTTAGTGAAGAATTAACTGATTATGAATCGCATGATCAATATCGAGATTTAGCTGTAACGCCACTCGGAGATATCATACTAGCTGATTATTATCATATTGAAGTTAAAGGATCAACATTAGAGGATAAGAAATTATTAGAAAGTCCAATAGAAATGGATATGATTAAGTTTCATGGTTGGTCTAACAACAAGTTGTTAATAACTTGTGATGAATTTTTAAATTATGACAATCATGTTGAATTAGAACTTGATGGGGTGACACTTGAAATAAATATAAAAGAAATCATGTAACATTTTACTATCAACCACAGGGGGATAGTGTAGAAGGTTCTGTTTATGGTTGGTTTAGGCATAAGAAGTAAAGAACCAATAATGTAGTTTAACAAATCCTAATACAAAAATAGGATATCTAAATACATAAGATACAAAATAACAAACACTGGCGCTCCTTCGTATATTTAATTCTCTTTACAATGCGAGTCTGTCGAATTTGTTTAGATTGATTAGACATTATTTCCCTATAATTTACTTGTAGAAAAGTATTACGCAGTTTGATATAATAAATAAAAAAATAATAATCCTTTAATATGGCCCAGAGAGGCTAAAAAGGTCTACTTGATAATTTAAGGTTTTTAAACCTATATTTATTCATGCCCTTTTGCCCTCTTTGGCGAAAGGGTATTTATTTTGCATTTATATAGTACCTCTTTTAAATGAAGTCCCGTGAGGCTTAAAAGGAGAATGGAAGATTTTTTTATTGAAACATCCATTCCTTCGGAGATAAAAGAGATTTATGTCATCTAGAAAATACAGGAGGAATGTAGAATGGATTATCGCAAAAAAACCGTGGTTGCGTCGGTAACAGGTTTAACATTAGAAGGTATGGACATCATGTTCATCTCATTTGCTATGACAATGATTATTGCAGAATTTCACGTTGATTTAGCAACTGGAGGAATGATTTCTTCCATTACCAATATTGGTATGTTAGTAGGTGGAATTGTTTTCGGGATTTTAGCAGATAAATATGGGCGGGTAAAAGTTTTTACCTATACCGTAATATTGTTTGCAATAGGCACCGCTTTAACTGGAATAGCTACGAGTATAGAACAAGTTTTTGTTTTTAGATTCATTGCAGGAATAGGTGCTGGAGGAGAATATGGGATTGGTATGGCGCTTGTTGCAGAGGCCTGGCCGAAAAATAAACAAGGGAGAGCATCGTCATATGTCAGTGTAGGTGCTCAATATGGTGTTATTTTAGCAGCATTACTAAGTGCAATTATTCTGCCTACTTTAGGCTGGAGAGCATTGTTTTTTGTTGGTGTGGTCCCTGTTATTTTTGCCTTTATTGTACGGAAGAATCTAGATGAATCTCCAGAGTGGCTAGCTGCTCAAAAGAATAAAAAAACAGTTAACAAAGCTGAAAAGGGTAAGTTGGTTCAATTGTTTGAAACGCCTCGAATCACATTTACTACACTATCTTTAATCGTAATGGCAACTGTTCAAATTGCCGGATATAACGGGTTAATGATTTGGTTGCCGTCTATGTTGCAACAATCACAAGGTTTATCTGTTTCAAGCTCTGCTCTTTGGACAATTAGTACAGCAGTTGGCATGATAATCGGTATGTTAACATTTGGACGATTCCTGGATCGATTTGGAGCAAAATATGCCTTTGGAGTATTCCTTATTGCTTCTGCATTTGCTGTGTTTTTATACGCCTACGCAACTGGAAGTATGGGTCTATTAATAGGTGGTGCAATTGTCGGATTCTTCTCAAATGGAATGTTTGCCGGGTATGGGGCGTTAATTGGTAGTCTTTATCCCGTTCAGATTCGAAGTACGGCAACTAACACGATATTTAACTGCGGTAGAGCGATAGGAGGATTCTCACCAATCCTAGTTGGTTATATTCTACAAAGTTATGATATGAAAGTCGCGATGCTCTACTTAGCAGGCTTATATTGTATATCCTTTATTGTTATGATGACGCTGAAAAAAAGTGATCTAGGGAATGTGAGTGAAACTATATAAGTGACAAATGCCAGGTTCTTAGTGGTTTATCAATTATAAAAAGTAACGAGAAAATAATTTGATCAAAAAGTAGTTGCTACGTGTACAGTTACTTTTTGGATCTCTTTGGATCAAATGATTTCTATATAATTAGCGAGATATCTTGATGTGTAGGGATGCGACAAAGTCGCATCCCTACACATTTTTTTTCGGTAGTCGTATGGTGATTGTTAATCCGTCGCGCTCCAAAGGTATAGGTACATGAAGTGCTAAATCTTTTCCGGATGAAAAAATAGAAGGGCTTATTATCAAGATAAAAGCCGCCAAAGATGCAATTTTGGCGGCTGATTTTTTCTCTATGGTTTTTACTTATTTATTTTAAAGAAGTGTCACTTTCTATGGGACATCAGATGGATAATCTTTGCCGAAAGTAAGAAAGGACCACATTGTACAAAGTACTAGAGTGCCCGAAATTGTATCTTCGGGCACTTACAATTCCTATAGAATGTCATCTATTCTTTTCTTTCACAGCAACAGCATTTTTCACTTAAACAGTGTAGGAACGCTACAGGCAACTATTCGCAATGGTATCACTAAGGAGGAATGAACTGCAATTCCTCCTTAAACCTGTCATGACTACAGACGTGTTTTAGGAAGTTACTTTTTCTTGGATATTTAATACTTGCTGCAGTGTTCTTAGTTGTTCATCGTTCAAAGGAATCATAGGTAAGCGAACACCACCGACAGGGATTCCATTTAAATTCAAAGCTGCTTTTACAGGTGATGGATTTGGAGCAGCAAAAAGTGCTTTCATCATTGGCAGTAGTCTACGGTGTTCCCTGGCTGCCTCTTGGATATTACCACTTTTGAAATGCCCAATCATCGTTTGCATTTCATTGCCTAAAACATGGGATGCAACAGAAATGACACCTATTCCACCAATCGATAGTATTGGAATCGTTAAACCATCATCACCGCTATACAACGAAAAACCTTCAGGTGTATGATTTATAATTTCGACCATCGCATCTAAATTACCGCTTGCCTCTTTAATAGCAACGATATTTGGTGTTTTTGAAAGGCGAATAACTGTTTCGGCAGCTATGTTGACAACACTGCGTCCGGGAATGTTATACAGAATAATCGGCAATGATGTAACTTCTGCAATTGTCTTAAAGTGTTGATATAATCCTTCTTGGGATGGGTTGTTATAGTATGGGGAAACGAGCATAATGCCGTCGACACCTACATCTTCTGCCAGTTTCGTTAGTTCAATTGATTCTCTTGTGTTGTTTGAGCCTGTACCCGCGATTACCGGAATTCTACCATTCACAACTTCCACTGTAAACTTGAACAAATTGATCTTTTCTTGTTCTGTTAACGTCGGAGACTCTCCTGTTGTACCAGATACCACTAAGCCATCTGTTCCATTAGCGATTAAATAATTAATTAGATTTTTTGTAGCTTGAAAATCAATTTCACCATGTTCATCAAAAGGAGTCACCATAGCAGTTAAAATTTGTCCGAAATTCATTGTTTCTCCACATCCTATAATTTATTTTAAAAAAATAGAGGGAGAAGGGCGGTTAGTGAATGAACGCAAAAAAGCAACAACGAGGGCTCGTTGTTGCAGTAGAAATAATAAATTATTTCTTTGCATAAGATAGCCCTCCATATAGTTTCCTATATGACAATTCTGTGTTTATTCAACAACAGAACCAGCTTCAAGAAAATGAGATTCTCTCCACTTCGGCAAATTCCCCTTTTCACAATTGTCATAGGATCTCATTATCCTCCGATTGTGTACTGATGGTCTTTGCGCCTCTATCCTTACTTCAAAAATCTTGAAATAAGTGAATTTCTAATTACTAAAACTTTACCTGTATTCCAATGCAATTGCAAGAGAAAGATGCCGGATTCTAAAATAATTCTGAATTTAATGAGGACTCACCACTGTCATATCTCAGATACAGCATGTGACACCAGTTAGTTAGTTCACTATTATTGCATAATAATGGAGTGAGGGTCAGTCGAAGTAGTGAATGTCAGAAATTGCGGATAACGCGAATAGCGAGGGAGCTAGTAAAGCAACGGATGCACTATATTACTGGAGAAACATCATTTTATATGTTGATTCTTTTTTAACACATAAGTTCTTGCTATGTATTTTTGTTAACAAAGGTCTTGGTTGTATCATGCAGATATGAATCCAATTTCGAAAGTTGTGGAATGAAGATAGCTTTAATTGGAAAATGAACTTCAACTTCATTCAGCTAGTTATATTGGTTCATCAAATTTCAAAAACGAAACTTTTTATCTGTGAGGTTCGTATAATGATCGATAGTAAATTAATGAGGGAGGGTCTACAAATGTCGTTTTTCAATAAAGTACTCGGAAGTTTTGGTATAGGTGGAGCCAAAGTAGATACGAAGCTGGAAAGGTCGGAGTATACTGCTGGTGAAAATATGAATGGTCAAGTTGAAGTATACGGGGGTAAAGTGGATCAGCAAGTTGACTCGATTTATTTAACTGTGTATACGACCTACATTCGTGAGTCAGACGATAAAAAATATACAGATGTCGCTTCATTGATAAGACATAAGATCAATGAGCCATTTACAATTGGAGCTGGCGAAACGAAATCGATCCCATTTTCTATGGTGCTACCAGTTGAAACTCCTATAACTTTCGGAAATACAAGGGTGTGGGTTGGTACGGGATTGGATATAAAAAATGCAGTGGACGCGGAGGATAAGGACTACATAGATGTCCGTCCGACTAAAATTGCAGCTCGCATCTTAGGAGAAATGGAACAACTAGGATTTAAGTTGAGAAAAGCAGAGTGTGAGCAGGCATCTAGAAAAATGCGCAGTCGACACCCGTTTGTTCAGGAGTTTGAGTTTATTCCAACAAGTGGTGTTTTCCGAGGACGTTTAGATGAATTGGACGTAGTGTTCCTTTCGCAATCAGAACAGTCTGCAGACCTACTGTTGGAAGTAGACCGAAAAGCAAGAGGATTTGGAGGGTTTCTAGCAGAGGCGCTTGAAATGGATGAAAGCCAAATCAG
This Sporosarcina sp. ANT_H38 DNA region includes the following protein-coding sequences:
- the rlmD gene encoding 23S rRNA (uracil(1939)-C(5))-methyltransferase RlmD, whose translation is MSYSVNRNDRLNVYVEDLTHDGSGVAKVDGYPLFIPGALPGEEVDIQVGKTLKNYGFARMLNITKASPDRVKPPCNVFSECGGCQMQHLSYEGQLVQKRKTVRDVMDRIAKLPDVPVHPVKGMDDPWRYRNKSQIPFSERDGKVISGFYKSRTHHIVDTDICLIQSHEADDLMAMLKYELHAIGVDAYDEKTHLGLLRHLIVRTGRTSGEVMVILVTRKKKFTQKVAAIELIKRVIPNVTSIMQNFNTERTNVIFGEETVLLYGKPVIVDSIGDIDFEISARSFYQVNPEQTEVLYGQALEYAQLTGNESVIDAYCGIGTISLFIAQKAKEVYGVEIVPEAIEDAKRNAELNGIKNAHFEAGPAEVVIPKWYADGKRFDVLVVDPPRKGCDEELLKTILEYKPKRVVYVSCNPGTLARDLRILEDGGYRTQEVQPVDMFPHSSHVECVAWLELSL
- a CDS encoding cytochrome d ubiquinol oxidase subunit II; this encodes MTLEILGISVLWTFLLGYILIGAIDFGAGFFNAYSTLTGRQHILTNIIQRYLSPVWEVTNVFLVFFFVGIIGFFPKTAFYYGTTLLIPVSFGIILLAIRGSYYAFETYGARGHKGYSFMYGLAGILIPASLSIVLTISEGGFIDMVNGNPVLDYWKLFTSPLTWAIVVLSIAATLYISAVFLTWYAHKARDEGATNMIRKYALIWALPTIITAGGIIFELRNHNPEHYSNIQNFWPMFLLSFLMFIGTVWLIWQRRNYGLAFLLLVGQFTFAFFGYGASHYPYLLYPYLTIYDSFTNPAMAISLIVVFILGLGLLIPSLYLLMRLFLFDKDYVRGKGDYHA
- a CDS encoding NUDIX domain-containing protein, which encodes MELKRKVLAYITKGENTEREILVFEHKDNPDAGLQVPGGTIEEDELLLDALYREIEEETGIQRSDLELKGKVNKTNYFPEHKNVVYERNIFHLVFIGEGHVSWEHRVFGGGEDDGLTFCHRWVPINELPELAANQDQAIEFI
- a CDS encoding MFS transporter, translated to MDYRKKTVVASVTGLTLEGMDIMFISFAMTMIIAEFHVDLATGGMISSITNIGMLVGGIVFGILADKYGRVKVFTYTVILFAIGTALTGIATSIEQVFVFRFIAGIGAGGEYGIGMALVAEAWPKNKQGRASSYVSVGAQYGVILAALLSAIILPTLGWRALFFVGVVPVIFAFIVRKNLDESPEWLAAQKNKKTVNKAEKGKLVQLFETPRITFTTLSLIVMATVQIAGYNGLMIWLPSMLQQSQGLSVSSSALWTISTAVGMIIGMLTFGRFLDRFGAKYAFGVFLIASAFAVFLYAYATGSMGLLIGGAIVGFFSNGMFAGYGALIGSLYPVQIRSTATNTIFNCGRAIGGFSPILVGYILQSYDMKVAMLYLAGLYCISFIVMMTLKKSDLGNVSETI
- a CDS encoding cytochrome ubiquinol oxidase subunit I, whose amino-acid sequence is MGNEEAVFFSRVLTETTLSFHIIYATIGVGVPLMIMIAQWVGIKKNDDHYILLARRWARGFIITVAVGVVTGTAIGLQLSLLWPNFMELAGNVIALPLFMETFAFFFEAIFLGIYLYTWDRFENQKKHFLLLIPVAVGASFSAVFITIVNAFMNAPRGFDIVNGEFVNVNPLLAMFNPAMPTKVAHVVATSYMTAAFVLAAIAAFRLLKGSNHEYHKKALYLTMKVGLVFAIASAIIGDFSGKYLAEYQPEKLAAAEWHLETSENAPLIMYGILKDGEVKYAIKIPYALSFLAHGSFTQEVAGLDQFPEDEVPPLYIHYLFDIMVSIGIWMTLLSGVFWLGVQRGWKMVSTKWFRWLIVLGGPLTIVAIEAGWWLAEVGRQPWILRGIMRTQDAATTSGHVDSMLILFCLLYLILGVGSVVVLRRMFRNNPVEREIEDRDSEKGGDVL
- a CDS encoding diacylglycerol kinase encodes the protein MKRARIIYNPTSGREAFRKHLGEVLEKLEKGGYETSCHATTCEGDATIAAKHAVESGFDLVIASGGDGTLNEVIAGVSPFEKRPKIGLIPTGTTNDFARALRIPRDINEAVDIIIRGETIPVDVGLMNDRHFINIAGGGRLTELTYDVPSRLKTVLGQLAYYLKGIEMLPSIHSTHVKIEYDGEVFEDEAMMFLVGLTNSVGGFEKLAPSSSINDGKFTLLILKKCNIAEFIRIASLALRGEHLDDPLVISTKAEKITVTSTEKVLLNLDGEFGGVLPARFENLYRHIEMFVPMDELRKEDRIDLPDSSIES
- the dapA gene encoding 4-hydroxy-tetrahydrodipicolinate synthase — translated: MNFGQILTAMVTPFDEHGEIDFQATKNLINYLIANGTDGLVVSGTTGESPTLTEQEKINLFKFTVEVVNGRIPVIAGTGSNNTRESIELTKLAEDVGVDGIMLVSPYYNNPSQEGLYQHFKTIAEVTSLPIILYNIPGRSVVNIAAETVIRLSKTPNIVAIKEASGNLDAMVEIINHTPEGFSLYSGDDGLTIPILSIGGIGVISVASHVLGNEMQTMIGHFKSGNIQEAAREHRRLLPMMKALFAAPNPSPVKAALNLNGIPVGGVRLPMIPLNDEQLRTLQQVLNIQEKVTS
- a CDS encoding sporulation protein — protein: MSFFNKVLGSFGIGGAKVDTKLERSEYTAGENMNGQVEVYGGKVDQQVDSIYLTVYTTYIRESDDKKYTDVASLIRHKINEPFTIGAGETKSIPFSMVLPVETPITFGNTRVWVGTGLDIKNAVDAEDKDYIDVRPTKIAARILGEMEQLGFKLRKAECEQASRKMRSRHPFVQEFEFIPTSGVFRGRLDELDVVFLSQSEQSADLLLEVDRKARGFGGFLAEALEMDESQIRLSVTTQDLPNLAEKLKQVISNYI